From a region of the Phragmitibacter flavus genome:
- a CDS encoding YciI family protein, with the protein MRVMVIIKATKESEDGVMPDEDLLAQMGGFDEDLVNAGVLMSGDGLKPSSHGKRVKFSNGEKSVIDGPFENTQSLVSGFWIWKVESMDEAVEWVRRCPDPMPGGQAEIEIRPFYEMEDFGEELTPELRAQEDRLRSEIERQFGS; encoded by the coding sequence ATGAGAGTCATGGTTATCATCAAAGCGACGAAAGAATCCGAAGACGGAGTGATGCCCGACGAAGACCTGCTTGCCCAAATGGGCGGCTTCGATGAGGACCTGGTGAACGCTGGAGTGCTGATGTCTGGAGATGGACTGAAACCCAGCAGCCATGGCAAACGCGTGAAGTTCTCGAACGGAGAAAAGAGCGTCATCGATGGCCCCTTTGAAAACACCCAAAGTCTCGTGTCTGGATTCTGGATCTGGAAGGTGGAATCCATGGACGAAGCCGTGGAATGGGTGCGGCGCTGCCCCGATCCGATGCCCGGAGGCCAGGCCGAAATCGAGATTCGCCCCTTCTATGAAATGGAAGATTTTGGCGAAGAACTCACCCCGGAACTACGCGCCCAGGAAGACCGCCTGCGCAGCGAAATCGAGCGTCAGTTTGGCTCGTGA
- a CDS encoding N-acetylglucosamine-6-phosphate deacetylase: protein MFDLQINGYAGADFNSDQLNADALHHACQCLEQDGVFGILATIITDDLDAMCRRLRNLVQLISQDPLAQKIIAGIHIEGPFISPEPGYVGAHPARFVKPAHPDDAKRLLEAAGDLALLVTLAPELDTGFTTTQWLTSQGICVAAGHCNPTLDILNAACDHGLRMFTHLGNGCPKDLHRHDNIIQRALSLHERLWICFIADGVHIEPFALKNYLRAAGIDRSILVTDAISAARLGPGRHTLGSWELDIGEDLVARSPDNSHFVGSTITWPRMQTFALDQLCLDETQLHQLTFKNPLTALGVAG, encoded by the coding sequence ATGTTTGACCTCCAAATCAACGGCTACGCAGGGGCCGATTTCAACAGCGACCAGCTCAACGCCGACGCGCTCCACCATGCCTGTCAATGCCTCGAACAGGACGGCGTCTTCGGCATCCTGGCCACCATCATCACCGATGACTTGGATGCCATGTGCCGCCGGCTGCGCAATCTGGTCCAACTGATCAGCCAGGATCCCCTCGCCCAAAAAATCATCGCTGGCATCCACATTGAAGGCCCGTTCATCAGCCCCGAACCGGGCTACGTGGGTGCCCATCCCGCCCGCTTCGTCAAACCCGCCCATCCTGACGACGCCAAGCGCCTCTTGGAAGCTGCCGGTGACCTCGCCCTTCTCGTCACCCTCGCGCCTGAACTCGACACAGGCTTCACCACCACCCAATGGCTCACCTCCCAAGGCATTTGCGTTGCTGCGGGCCATTGCAATCCGACTCTCGACATCCTCAATGCTGCCTGCGACCACGGCCTGCGCATGTTCACCCATCTCGGGAACGGCTGCCCCAAAGATCTGCACCGGCATGACAACATCATCCAACGCGCCCTCTCCCTCCACGAGAGACTGTGGATTTGCTTTATCGCAGACGGAGTCCACATCGAACCCTTCGCCCTCAAAAACTATCTTCGCGCTGCGGGCATTGATCGCAGCATTCTGGTCACCGACGCTATCAGCGCTGCCCGCCTCGGTCCAGGCCGCCACACTCTTGGCTCGTGGGAACTCGACATCGGTGAAGACCTCGTTGCCCGCTCTCCCGACAACAGCCACTTCGTTGGCAGCACCATCACCTGGCCGCGCATGCAAACCTTTGCCCTCGATCAGCTTTGCCTCGACGAAACCCAGCTCCATCAATTGACCTTCAAAAACCCGCTGACTGCCCTCGGTGTCGCCGGGTGA
- a CDS encoding zinc ribbon domain-containing protein produces MIQVSLSTLLLIGMAVGIALLGIVWIAAVVRQRRFEKRAREDLVSCRICGNIYENLQKQNLTACPKCGSLNEALKPKPI; encoded by the coding sequence ATGATTCAGGTTTCTCTTTCCACGCTTCTCCTCATCGGGATGGCCGTCGGCATTGCCCTGCTGGGAATCGTGTGGATCGCCGCCGTCGTGCGCCAGCGTCGTTTCGAAAAACGCGCGCGCGAGGACCTCGTTTCCTGTCGGATCTGCGGCAACATTTACGAGAATCTGCAAAAACAAAACCTTACGGCCTGTCCCAAATGCGGCTCCCTCAACGAAGCGCTCAAACCCAAGCCGATTTAG
- a CDS encoding biopolymer transporter ExbD produces the protein MKLVSHLPKQSFWLYLGPGLNVLLVLLIFLLLSSSFVVQSGIGVALPHSGSRLSSFERARIITVTTSASQTFYLDGEPVDIFTLRSGLQAKEDGSRRAILHIDKMAPFDWVQKAMNVALELGYEVGYATDPTPQ, from the coding sequence ATGAAGCTCGTCAGCCATTTGCCCAAACAGTCCTTCTGGCTCTACCTCGGCCCAGGACTCAATGTGCTGTTGGTGCTGCTCATCTTTTTGCTGCTGAGTTCCAGCTTCGTTGTTCAAAGCGGCATTGGCGTCGCCCTTCCGCACAGCGGTTCACGACTCAGCAGCTTCGAACGGGCCCGAATCATCACCGTCACCACCAGCGCCTCCCAAACCTTTTACCTCGACGGGGAACCGGTCGACATCTTCACGCTGCGGTCCGGCTTGCAAGCCAAGGAGGATGGCAGTCGCCGCGCCATTCTGCACATCGACAAGATGGCTCCGTTCGACTGGGTGCAAAAGGCCATGAATGTTGCTTTGGAACTCGGTTATGAAGTCGGCTACGCCACCGACCCAACCCCCCAGTAG